The following proteins come from a genomic window of Actinacidiphila yeochonensis CN732:
- a CDS encoding DivIVA domain-containing protein: MPLTPEDVRNKQFTTVRLREGYDEDEVDAFLDEVEAELTRLHRENEDLRAKLAAATRAAAQSQQQQNMRKPEQQDRPVPAAISGPQPVQQQMPQQQVGPPQLPGGAPQLPAGPSAQGQHGPGPGGPGGPMGQHPMQQGGPGPMGMGGQHPMQQGGPGPMGMGGQHPMQQQMQPQQQQQPHHPMQQQGPGGDSAARVLSLAQQTADQAIAEARSEANKIVGEARSRAEGLERDARAKADALERDAQEKHRVAMGSLESARATLERKVEDLRGFEREYRTRLQAYLRSQLDQLENQASDSLAPTRASASTPSLPSGPSMGAGTMGSGAMGGMAGIGSGAGAMGHGSSGPSYAGSPAGQGGSMGSGHTPGPTFGGQQQMSPAMTQPMAPVRPQGGPQPLQQAPTPMRGFLIDEDDN; this comes from the coding sequence ATGCCGCTGACTCCCGAGGACGTTCGGAACAAGCAGTTCACGACCGTCCGCCTCCGAGAGGGCTACGACGAGGACGAGGTCGACGCCTTCCTCGACGAGGTGGAGGCGGAACTGACCCGTCTGCACCGCGAGAACGAGGATCTGCGGGCCAAGTTGGCCGCTGCGACCCGTGCCGCGGCACAGAGCCAGCAGCAGCAGAACATGCGCAAGCCCGAGCAGCAGGACCGTCCGGTACCCGCCGCCATATCGGGTCCCCAGCCGGTGCAGCAGCAGATGCCGCAGCAGCAGGTGGGCCCGCCCCAGCTGCCTGGCGGTGCTCCGCAGCTGCCGGCTGGTCCGAGCGCTCAGGGGCAGCACGGCCCCGGCCCGGGCGGCCCCGGCGGCCCGATGGGTCAGCACCCGATGCAGCAGGGCGGCCCCGGCCCCATGGGTATGGGCGGGCAGCACCCGATGCAGCAGGGCGGCCCCGGCCCCATGGGTATGGGCGGGCAGCACCCGATGCAGCAGCAGATGCAGCCGCAGCAGCAACAGCAGCCCCACCACCCCATGCAGCAGCAGGGTCCCGGCGGCGACAGTGCCGCGCGCGTCCTGTCGCTGGCTCAGCAGACCGCCGACCAGGCGATCGCCGAGGCCCGTTCCGAGGCCAACAAGATCGTCGGTGAGGCCCGCAGCCGCGCCGAGGGTCTGGAGCGGGACGCCCGCGCCAAGGCGGACGCGCTGGAGCGGGACGCCCAGGAGAAGCACCGCGTCGCGATGGGCTCCCTGGAGTCCGCCCGCGCGACGCTGGAGCGCAAGGTCGAGGACCTGCGCGGCTTCGAGCGGGAGTACCGCACCCGGCTGCAGGCGTACCTGCGGTCGCAGCTGGACCAGCTGGAGAACCAGGCGAGCGACTCACTCGCCCCGACTCGGGCCTCCGCGTCCACGCCGTCCCTGCCCTCCGGCCCCTCCATGGGCGCCGGGACGATGGGGAGCGGTGCCATGGGCGGCATGGCCGGTATCGGCTCCGGCGCCGGTGCGATGGGCCACGGCTCCTCCGGACCGTCCTACGCGGGCAGCCCGGCCGGCCAGGGTGGTTCGATGGGCAGCGGCCACACGCCCGGCCCGACGTTCGGCGGCCAGCAGCAGATGTCCCCCGCGATGACCCAGCCGATGGCTCCGGTCCGTCCGCAGGGCGGCCCCCAGCCGCTCCAGCAGGCGCCGACGCCGATGCGCGGCTTCCTCATCGACGAGGACGACAACTAG
- a CDS encoding YggT family protein → MGIALQVLYIVLYVFLFVLIFRLVMDYVFQFARSWHPGKAMVVLLEGTYTVTDPPLKLLRRFIPPLRLGGVALDLSFFVLMIIVYILISVVGGLM, encoded by the coding sequence ATGGGTATCGCACTCCAGGTGCTGTACATCGTGCTGTACGTGTTCCTGTTCGTGCTGATTTTCCGATTGGTGATGGACTACGTCTTCCAGTTCGCCCGTTCGTGGCACCCTGGCAAGGCGATGGTGGTCCTCCTGGAGGGCACCTACACTGTCACCGATCCGCCACTTAAGCTTCTGCGGCGTTTCATCCCGCCGCTACGTCTCGGGGGCGTGGCGCTCGACCTGTCCTTCTTCGTATTGATGATCATCGTGTACATCCTGATCTCCGTCGTCGGGGGTTTGATGTGA
- a CDS encoding cell division protein SepF — protein sequence MAGAMRKMAVYLGLVEDDGYDGPGFDPDDEFEPELASPPPGRTVPEPERVEPRRPLAQHVPPGRLQPPQDEPPRLVHAPAPREPRIAPVASITPERQIPEKNAAVIMPKVVSEREPYRITTLHPRTYNEARTIGEHFREGTPVIMNLTEMDDTDAKRLVDFAAGLVFGLHGSIERVTQKVFLLSPANVDVTAEDKARIAEGGFFNQS from the coding sequence ATGGCCGGCGCGATGCGCAAAATGGCGGTCTACCTCGGCCTCGTGGAGGACGACGGATACGACGGCCCGGGGTTCGACCCCGACGACGAGTTCGAGCCCGAGCTGGCCTCGCCGCCCCCTGGCCGGACCGTTCCGGAGCCCGAGCGGGTGGAGCCCCGCCGGCCGCTCGCCCAGCACGTCCCGCCCGGGCGGCTCCAGCCGCCCCAGGACGAGCCGCCCCGGCTCGTCCATGCCCCGGCCCCCCGCGAACCGCGGATCGCGCCAGTGGCATCCATCACACCCGAACGCCAGATTCCGGAGAAGAACGCAGCGGTGATCATGCCCAAGGTCGTGTCAGAACGGGAGCCGTACCGCATCACCACGTTGCACCCTCGGACCTACAACGAGGCCCGTACCATCGGGGAACACTTCCGCGAGGGCACGCCGGTGATCATGAATCTGACGGAGATGGACGACACCGACGCAAAGCGCCTGGTGGACTTCGCCGCCGGACTGGTGTTCGGCCTGCACGGAAGCATCGAGCGGGTGACACAGAAGGTCTTTCTGCTCTCGCCTGCTAACGTCGATGTCACGGCGGAGGACAAGGCCCGGATTGCCGAGGGCGGGTTCTTCAACCAGAGCTAG
- a CDS encoding YggS family pyridoxal phosphate-dependent enzyme, which produces MTGPSHAPSGAAPDPERAAELAANLARVEERIAAACAAAGRPREEVTLVVVTKTYPAEDVRALAALGVRQVAENRDQEAAAKAEACADLPLSWHFVGQLQTNKARHVVRYADHVHSVDRDRLVTALSAAATAAGRTLGCLVQVAFDAEAAGRGERGGVAPERVGALADAIAAADGLRMDGLMTVAPLTGRYAGQPRMAFDRLTEISSRLRETHPAATMVSAGMSQDLEDAVAAGATHVRVGTAVLGVRPRLR; this is translated from the coding sequence GTGACCGGGCCCTCCCACGCCCCGTCCGGCGCCGCGCCGGACCCGGAGCGGGCCGCCGAGCTGGCGGCCAACCTGGCCAGGGTCGAGGAGCGGATCGCCGCCGCCTGCGCGGCGGCGGGCCGCCCCCGCGAGGAGGTCACCCTGGTCGTGGTGACCAAGACCTACCCGGCCGAGGACGTCCGCGCGCTGGCCGCCCTGGGCGTGCGGCAGGTCGCCGAGAACCGCGACCAGGAGGCCGCGGCCAAGGCAGAGGCGTGCGCCGATCTCCCGCTCAGCTGGCACTTCGTGGGCCAGTTGCAGACGAACAAGGCCCGCCACGTGGTCCGTTACGCCGACCACGTGCACTCCGTCGACCGGGACCGGCTGGTCACCGCGCTGTCCGCGGCGGCGACCGCGGCCGGCCGCACGCTGGGCTGCCTCGTCCAAGTCGCCTTCGACGCCGAAGCCGCGGGCCGTGGAGAGCGCGGCGGCGTCGCCCCCGAAAGGGTCGGCGCGCTGGCCGACGCCATCGCGGCCGCCGACGGGCTGCGCATGGACGGCCTGATGACCGTAGCCCCTCTGACCGGGCGGTATGCCGGTCAACCGCGAATGGCATTCGATCGGTTGACGGAAATCTCATCCCGCCTGCGCGAGACACATCCTGCTGCGACCATGGTATCGGCAGGGATGAGCCAGGACCTTGAGGACGCCGTGGCCGCCGGAGCGACACATGTACGCGTCGGAACGGCGGTACTCGGAGTCCGTCCGCGGCTCCGGTAA
- the pgeF gene encoding peptidoglycan editing factor PgeF produces MIGHRTSLDGAHFAFTDRWGGVSAVPYASLNLGGAVGDDPAAVLANRERAARALGRDPGRVVWMRQVHGREVAPVDGPWGDRPVPKADALVTRRPDVTLAVLTADCVPVLLADPVAGVAAAAHAGRPGLVAGVVPAAVAAMEAAGADPARTTAVIGPSVCGKCYEVPEAMRAEVAAVVPEAYAETRQGTPAVDVAAGVRAQLARCGVRVAEAPTVCTLESHDHFSYRREQTTGRLAGYVWLDPRPDAEPDGGPGAGAAGPADEGGDA; encoded by the coding sequence GTGATAGGGCACCGCACTTCTCTGGACGGCGCGCACTTCGCCTTCACCGACCGGTGGGGCGGGGTGAGCGCCGTTCCGTACGCCAGTCTCAACCTCGGCGGTGCGGTGGGCGACGATCCCGCCGCCGTGCTCGCCAACCGCGAGCGCGCCGCCCGCGCACTCGGCCGCGACCCCGGCCGGGTGGTGTGGATGCGCCAGGTCCACGGCCGCGAGGTGGCCCCGGTCGACGGCCCCTGGGGCGACCGCCCGGTGCCGAAGGCCGACGCGCTGGTCACCCGCCGTCCGGACGTCACCCTCGCCGTGCTCACCGCCGACTGCGTGCCGGTGCTGCTGGCCGACCCCGTCGCCGGGGTGGCCGCCGCCGCGCACGCCGGACGGCCCGGACTGGTCGCGGGCGTGGTGCCCGCGGCGGTGGCCGCGATGGAGGCGGCCGGCGCGGACCCGGCGCGGACCACCGCCGTCATCGGCCCCTCCGTCTGCGGCAAGTGCTACGAGGTCCCCGAGGCCATGCGGGCCGAGGTGGCCGCCGTGGTGCCCGAGGCGTACGCGGAGACCCGGCAGGGCACCCCGGCGGTCGACGTGGCTGCCGGAGTGCGGGCGCAACTCGCGCGCTGCGGCGTCCGGGTGGCCGAGGCGCCGACGGTGTGCACGCTGGAGTCGCACGACCACTTCTCGTACCGCCGTGAGCAGACCACCGGCCGGCTGGCCGGCTACGTGTGGCTGGACCCCCGGCCGGACGCGGAGCCCGACGGCGGGCCGGGAGCCGGCGCCGCCGGCCCCGCGGACGAGGGAGGCGACGCGTGA
- the ftsZ gene encoding cell division protein FtsZ — MAAPQNYLAVIKVVGIGGGGVNAINRMIEVGLKGVEFIAINTDAQALLMSDADVKLDVGRELTRGLGAGANPEVGRKAAEDHREEIEEVLKGADMVFVTAGEGGGTGTGGAPVVANIARSLGALTIGVVTRPFTFEGRRRANQAEDGIAGLRENVDTLIVIPNDRLLSISDRQVSVLDAFRSADQVLLSGVQGITDLITTPGLINLDFADVKSVMSEAGSALMGIGSARGDDRAVAAAEMAISSPLLEASIDGARGVLLSISGGSDLGLFEINEAAQLVSEAAHPEANIIFGAVIDDALGDEVRVTVIAAGFDGGQPPTRGSRDKVIGSYTSRDESAPSSGTSGSSTGTAPVPPRIGSDNLRPTPSFSGIGSVPAAPVERDPEPAAENRGTQVPPPIVPPARPYPESVEELDVPDFLK, encoded by the coding sequence GTGGCAGCACCCCAGAACTACCTTGCGGTCATCAAGGTCGTCGGCATCGGCGGCGGTGGCGTCAACGCCATCAACCGGATGATCGAGGTCGGGCTCAAGGGCGTCGAGTTCATCGCGATCAACACCGATGCACAGGCCCTCCTGATGAGCGACGCCGACGTCAAGCTCGACGTCGGACGGGAACTCACCCGCGGCCTCGGCGCCGGCGCCAACCCGGAAGTCGGCCGCAAGGCGGCCGAGGACCACCGGGAGGAGATCGAAGAGGTGCTCAAGGGCGCCGACATGGTCTTCGTCACCGCCGGCGAGGGAGGTGGCACCGGCACCGGCGGCGCCCCCGTGGTGGCCAACATCGCCCGCTCGCTGGGCGCTCTGACCATCGGCGTCGTCACCCGCCCGTTCACCTTCGAGGGCCGCCGCCGCGCCAACCAGGCGGAGGACGGCATCGCGGGCCTGCGGGAGAACGTCGACACCCTGATCGTCATCCCCAACGACCGCCTGCTGTCGATCTCCGACCGCCAGGTGAGCGTGCTGGACGCCTTCCGCTCCGCGGACCAGGTGCTGCTCTCCGGCGTCCAGGGCATCACCGACCTCATCACCACCCCCGGCCTGATCAACCTCGACTTCGCCGACGTGAAGTCGGTGATGTCCGAGGCCGGTTCGGCGCTCATGGGCATCGGCTCGGCCCGCGGCGACGACCGCGCGGTGGCGGCGGCCGAGATGGCCATCTCCTCGCCGCTCCTGGAGGCGTCCATCGACGGCGCCCGCGGTGTGCTGCTGTCCATCTCCGGCGGCTCCGACCTCGGCCTGTTCGAGATCAACGAAGCCGCCCAGCTGGTCAGCGAGGCGGCCCACCCGGAGGCCAACATCATCTTCGGCGCGGTGATCGACGACGCCCTCGGCGACGAGGTGCGGGTCACCGTGATCGCCGCCGGGTTCGACGGCGGCCAGCCGCCGACCCGGGGCAGCCGGGACAAGGTGATCGGCTCGTACACCTCCCGCGACGAGTCCGCGCCCTCCTCCGGCACCAGCGGTTCCAGCACCGGAACGGCGCCCGTCCCGCCGCGGATCGGCTCCGACAACCTCCGGCCCACCCCGTCGTTCAGCGGCATCGGCAGCGTGCCCGCCGCCCCTGTCGAGCGCGACCCCGAACCGGCCGCCGAGAACCGCGGCACCCAGGTCCCGCCGCCGATCGTGCCCCCCGCCCGCCCCTACCCGGAGTCCGTCGAAGAGCTCGACGTACCCGACTTCCTGAAGTGA
- a CDS encoding cell division protein FtsQ/DivIB encodes MTASDGTPVRRRGLRRPAAEPAPSARGFTPAGRNSTAPARDAVPRPAGAPQGDGPPGTAEGGEPRTLAHRRRVLLVLLLAAAVLVGGGSWLVWGSPLLRADRVTVHGNQVVSDDQIIRAAHVPLGGALVSVDTGAVRRRLLAALPRLRAVRVDRSWPHTVRLDVTERTPSAVLPDGRRWTEVDSGGVRFATVDQTPKGVPVIRLDHPLDASVRQFGTKRLLQAAIEVSAALPAGVRGHATAILVRSYDGITVELTGGRTVVWGSRDGSTRKAVVLTALMRAQPDADHYDVSAPDAPAASAS; translated from the coding sequence GTGACCGCATCCGACGGAACCCCCGTGCGCCGGCGCGGCCTACGCCGTCCCGCGGCGGAACCCGCTCCGAGTGCCCGGGGGTTCACCCCCGCCGGCCGCAACAGCACCGCCCCCGCCCGGGACGCGGTGCCGCGCCCGGCCGGCGCCCCGCAGGGCGACGGCCCGCCCGGCACCGCCGAGGGCGGTGAGCCGCGCACCCTCGCGCACCGCCGCCGCGTCCTGCTCGTGCTGCTGCTCGCCGCGGCCGTCCTCGTCGGCGGCGGCAGCTGGCTGGTGTGGGGCTCGCCGCTGCTGCGTGCCGACCGCGTCACCGTTCACGGCAACCAGGTCGTGTCGGATGATCAGATCATCAGAGCGGCTCATGTCCCGCTCGGCGGAGCCCTCGTGTCCGTCGACACCGGCGCCGTCCGCCGCCGGCTGCTGGCCGCGCTGCCCCGCCTCCGCGCGGTCCGCGTCGACCGCTCCTGGCCGCACACCGTCCGGCTCGACGTCACCGAGCGGACACCTTCCGCCGTGCTGCCCGACGGTCGGCGGTGGACCGAAGTCGACAGCGGCGGTGTCCGGTTCGCCACCGTGGACCAAACCCCCAAGGGTGTCCCCGTGATCCGGCTCGACCACCCGCTCGACGCGAGCGTCCGCCAGTTCGGGACCAAGCGCCTCCTCCAGGCGGCGATCGAGGTCTCCGCCGCGCTGCCGGCCGGTGTGCGCGGCCACGCCACCGCGATCCTGGTGCGTTCCTACGACGGCATCACCGTCGAACTCACCGGCGGCCGCACGGTGGTGTGGGGGAGTCGGGACGGGAGTACGCGCAAAGCGGTCGTCCTGACGGCGCTGATGCGGGCCCAGCCCGACGCCGACCACTACGACGTCAGTGCCCCTGACGCCCCTGCCGCGTCCGCGAGTTGA
- the murG gene encoding undecaprenyldiphospho-muramoylpentapeptide beta-N-acetylglucosaminyltransferase: MHVVLAGGGTAGHIEPALALADALRRQDPTVGVTALGTERGLETRLVPERGYELALIPAVPLPRRPTPELITVPGRLRGTIKAAEQVLERTKADCLIGFGGYVALPGYLAAKRLGVPIVVHEANARPGLANKIGSRYAHTVAVSTPDSKLRDARYIGIPLRRTIATLDRAAARPEARHAFGLDQNLPTLLVSGGSQGARRLNEVVTAVAPRLQQSGVQILHAVGPKNELPRSDNMPGMPPYRPVPYLDRMDLAYAAADMMLCRAGAMTVAELTAVGLPAAYVPLPIGNGEQRLNAQPVVKAGGGLLVDDAELTTDWVLSNVLPVLTDPHRLYDMARSAAEFGRRDADELLMRMVYDAVASRR; encoded by the coding sequence GTGCATGTCGTACTCGCCGGTGGAGGGACCGCCGGCCACATCGAGCCGGCGCTCGCGCTCGCCGATGCCCTGCGCAGGCAGGACCCGACCGTGGGGGTCACCGCACTCGGCACCGAGCGGGGGCTGGAGACCCGGCTGGTGCCGGAGCGGGGCTACGAGCTGGCCCTGATCCCGGCCGTCCCGCTGCCCCGGCGGCCCACCCCCGAACTCATCACCGTCCCGGGGCGGCTGCGCGGCACCATCAAGGCCGCCGAGCAGGTGCTGGAGCGCACCAAGGCGGACTGCCTGATCGGCTTCGGCGGCTACGTGGCGCTGCCCGGCTACCTGGCCGCCAAGCGGCTGGGCGTGCCGATCGTCGTCCACGAGGCCAACGCCCGCCCCGGGCTGGCCAACAAGATCGGCTCCCGCTACGCGCACACCGTGGCCGTCTCCACGCCCGACAGCAAGCTGCGCGACGCGCGGTACATCGGCATCCCGCTGCGCCGCACCATCGCCACGCTGGACCGGGCCGCCGCCCGGCCCGAGGCCCGGCACGCCTTCGGCCTGGACCAGAACCTGCCCACGCTGCTGGTCTCCGGCGGCTCCCAGGGCGCGCGGCGGCTCAACGAGGTCGTCACCGCGGTCGCCCCGCGGCTCCAGCAGTCCGGCGTGCAGATCCTGCACGCGGTCGGCCCGAAGAACGAACTGCCCCGGTCCGACAACATGCCCGGGATGCCGCCCTACCGGCCGGTGCCCTACCTGGACCGGATGGACCTCGCCTACGCCGCCGCCGACATGATGCTGTGCCGGGCCGGCGCGATGACCGTCGCCGAGCTCACCGCCGTCGGGCTGCCGGCCGCGTACGTGCCGCTGCCCATCGGCAACGGCGAACAGCGCCTCAACGCGCAGCCGGTGGTCAAGGCGGGCGGCGGACTCCTCGTCGACGACGCGGAGCTGACGACGGACTGGGTGCTGTCCAACGTGCTGCCGGTGCTCACCGACCCGCACCGGCTGTACGACATGGCCCGCTCCGCCGCGGAGTTCGGCCGCCGGGACGCCGACGAGCTGCTGATGCGCATGGTCTACGACGCGGTGGCCTCCCGGCGCTAG
- the ftsW gene encoding putative lipid II flippase FtsW: MRTAPATARRGAAPPRPAPAAARPRAPRPPGGRRRGRPPPARRRRRPPAAPPAPAGARAPGTRPAAPAGRGSARRAAARLPWQLRDAWDRPLTAYYVILGASLLITVLGLVMVYSASMIQALRYGLPSTFYFRKQLLAVAIGGVLLLAAARMPVRLHRALAYPLLLGAVFLMVLVQVPGIGQTVNGNTNWISVGGPFQLQPSEFGKLALALWGADLLARKNARKLLTQWKHLLVPLVPVAVLLLGLIMLGGDMGTSMVLTAVLFGMLWLAGAPTRLFAAVLGAAGVLAALFVATSPNRMGRLHCIAATSPGAHDQCWQAVHGIYALASGGWFGTGLGASVEKWGELPEPHTDFIFAVTGEELGLAGTLSVLALFAALGYAGIRVAGRTEDPFVRFAAGGVTTWVTVQAVINIGAVLGLLPIAGVPLPLFSYGGSALLPTMYAIGLLICFARSEPAARAALAARGHTPLTGAVRRTMRRYARRRPSGER, encoded by the coding sequence GTGAGGACCGCGCCGGCGACCGCCCGCCGCGGCGCCGCGCCCCCGCGGCCGGCGCCGGCCGCGGCCCGACCCCGCGCACCGCGCCCGCCCGGCGGGCGCCGCCGCGGCCGGCCGCCGCCAGCCCGTCGCCGACGCCGGCCCCCGGCCGCGCCCCCGGCGCCGGCCGGGGCGCGGGCGCCGGGCACCCGGCCCGCCGCGCCGGCCGGCCGCGGCAGCGCCCGGCGCGCCGCGGCCCGGCTGCCGTGGCAGCTGCGCGACGCCTGGGACCGCCCGCTGACCGCCTACTACGTCATCCTCGGCGCCAGCCTGCTCATCACCGTGCTCGGCCTGGTGATGGTCTACTCCGCCTCGATGATCCAGGCGCTGCGCTACGGGCTGCCGTCCACGTTCTACTTCCGCAAGCAGCTGCTGGCCGTGGCGATCGGCGGGGTGCTGCTCCTCGCGGCGGCCCGGATGCCGGTGCGGCTGCACCGGGCGCTGGCCTACCCGCTGCTGCTCGGCGCGGTGTTCCTGATGGTCCTGGTGCAGGTGCCGGGGATAGGGCAGACGGTCAACGGCAACACCAACTGGATCTCCGTCGGGGGGCCCTTCCAGCTCCAGCCCAGCGAGTTCGGCAAGCTCGCCCTGGCGCTGTGGGGTGCCGACCTGCTGGCCCGCAAGAACGCCAGGAAGCTGCTCACCCAGTGGAAGCACCTGCTGGTGCCGCTGGTGCCGGTCGCGGTGCTGCTGCTCGGCCTGATCATGCTCGGCGGCGACATGGGCACGAGCATGGTGCTCACCGCGGTGCTCTTCGGCATGCTGTGGCTGGCCGGCGCCCCGACCCGGCTGTTCGCCGCGGTGCTGGGCGCGGCCGGGGTACTGGCCGCGCTCTTCGTCGCCACCAGCCCCAACCGGATGGGCCGGCTGCACTGCATCGCGGCGACCTCGCCCGGCGCGCACGACCAGTGCTGGCAGGCGGTGCACGGCATCTACGCGCTGGCCTCCGGCGGCTGGTTCGGCACCGGCCTCGGGGCGAGTGTGGAGAAATGGGGCGAACTGCCCGAACCGCACACCGACTTCATCTTCGCCGTGACCGGGGAGGAACTGGGCCTCGCGGGCACGCTGTCCGTCCTGGCCCTCTTCGCGGCACTAGGCTACGCGGGTATCCGCGTTGCCGGACGCACGGAGGACCCCTTCGTCAGGTTCGCAGCGGGAGGTGTGACCACCTGGGTCACGGTCCAGGCCGTGATCAACATCGGTGCGGTGCTCGGCCTGCTGCCGATCGCCGGAGTCCCGCTCCCGCTGTTCTCCTACGGGGGTTCGGCCCTCCTGCCGACCATGTACGCGATCGGGCTGCTGATCTGCTTCGCCAGGAGCGAGCCGGCCGCCCGGGCCGCGTTGGCCGCCCGCGGGCACACCCCCCTGACCGGGGCAGTGAGAAGGACGATGCGACGGTACGCCAGGCGGCGGCCGTCCGGAGAGCGGTGA